DNA from Methanomassiliicoccales archaeon:
CATCGTACTGTTGGTCTCCGTCCCCATCGGGGTCATGTCCGCCATATACCTGGTGGAGTACGAGCAGAGCTCCTGGATGGGCCGGGTGTTCAAGCTGGCCGTCTACAACCTGGCCGGCGTTCCGTCGATAGTGTACGGGCTGCTCGGCCTGAGTATATTCGTGGCCTACCTGGGCCTAGGCTTCTCCCTGATCTCCGCTGGACTGACCTTGAGCATAATGGCACTGCCATTGATGATCACCGCCTCACGGGAAGCGCTCGCCGCCGTGCCGAATTCATTGAGGGAGGCCTCCCTGGCCCTGGGCGCTACCAAATGGCAGACCATCTGGCATCACGTACTGCCCTACGCTATGCCCGGCATATTGACCGGGATGATTCTCTCCGTGTCCCGGGCCGCCGGGGAGACCGCCCCGCTAATGTTGACCGGGGTGGCCATGTCCCTGCAGACGTTGCCGGACAGCTTCTCCGACAGCTTCATGGCCCTACCGTACCACGTTTTCTACATGGCCACGCAATCGTCCGACCTGCTGGCCACCAGGCCCATTCAATACGCCACCGCGCTGGTGCTGCTGTTGCTGGTGCTGGGCATGAACCTGATAGCCATAGTGATGAGGAAAAGATATCGCGACAAGTACAAGTGGTGAACATGACGACCGCAATCCATACTGACGACCTGCACGTATACTTCGAGAAGAACCACGCCCTGAAAGGCGTGAACATGGACATACGGAAGAACGAGGTGACCTCGGTCATCGGCCCTTCTGGGTGCGGCAAATCGACGTTCATCCGCTGCATCAACCGCATGAACGACCTGATACCTGGGTGCACGGTGAAGGGGAAGGTCATCGTGGACGATCAAGACGTCAATAGCGATGAGGTGGACGTGGTGGACGTGCGCCGCCGCATCGGCATGGTGTTCCAGAAACCCAACCCCTTCCCTAAGAGCATCTACGAGAACGTGGCGTACGCGCCTCGGTTGCACGGGGTGACGGAAGAGGTGAACGGTAAGATACGCCGACGCAAGCACACTAAGAAGGAGCTGGACGAGATCGTGGAGAGGTCGCTGCGCCGAGCCGCGCTGTGGGACGAGGTCAAGGACCGCCTGGACAAGGGTGGGATGTCGCTGTCCGGCGGGCAGCAGCAGAGGCTGTGCATCGCCAGGACTCTCTCCATAGATCCGGAGATAATCTTGTTCGATGAGCCGTGCTCGTCCCTCGACCCCATCGCTACAGCGAAGATAGAGGACCTGCTGGTGGACCTGAAGAACGATTACACCGTGGTCATCGTCACGCACAGCATGCAGCAGGCCGCGCGCATCTCCGATAGGACGGCCTTCTTCTATCTGGGCGATATGATCGAGATGGGAGAGACCAAACAGATATTCGAGAAGCCGCAGAAGGAGCTGACCGAGCATTACATAACCGGGAGGATGGGCTGATGACGCCGAGGACGACCTTCAACCATGAGATGGAGGAGCTGAACAAGGAGATAACCGAGATGGCCAACGCCTCCAAGACGGCCTTCGAGAGAGCGGTGAGGATGATCACGGACACGGACTTCTCCCTGCGCGAGGACGTCCGCGAGCTGGACCATCGCATCTACGAGCTGAACGAGCAGATAGACCGGCACTGCCTGGACATTATTGCTTTGCATTCGCCGGTGGCCGGCGACCTGCGCACGGTAAGCGCCTGCCTGAAGATGATCGAGGACCTGAACCGCTTCGGCCGCTACGCCCGGGACATCGCCGAGCTCATCGACGACTTCGAGGAGGGTAAAGCGTTCAAGAGCTTCGAGTCGCTGCGCAACATGTCCTGTCTCGTCGTCGGTATGGTGGACGACGCGGTATACTCCTTCCTGCAAAGGGACGCGGAGAAAGCGTCCCACCTGCACGAGCGGGACGACGCCGTGGACGCCCTCTACGACACCATATTCCGAGAAATACTAACGTACATGATGGAGGACCCCCACAAGATCACTGTGGGCATCGACCTGATATTGGTCGCTCGCTACATGGAGCGGGTGGCCGACCACGCCTGCAACATCGGGGAGTACGTCTTCTATATGGTTACGGGCGAGCGCCTGGACCCCAAGGCCAGGTCCGGGAACCTGGAACCGGACGTCTGCTCGAGGACGCTGGACCATCCCGCGCCCCGTAACGAGCTGGACGAGAAGTGAGACGCATCGTACAGGACGCCCAACACCCAAAAGACATAATACTGTTCAGTTCCCATGACCAATCGGAGATATTCATATGAGCGAATGCCGCAGGAAGGCCGAGAAGGCCGTCAAGGAACTGGGCGAGCAGATGGGCGGTTACGTGCCACCGACTTTGCACCACATCAAGAACAACCACCCCGCCCTGGCGGTCATCATCAAGGACATGGACTGCGTGATCAACACCGACGGCGCCCTGGACCGCAAGACCAAGCGCCTCATCGCCCTGGCCTGCGTCTCCGTGCGCATGTGCGAAGGCTGCATCTATCCGCAAGCGAAGGTAGCCAAGAACTGCGGGGCCACGCGCGAGGAGATCATGGAGGCTTTGAACATCGCCGTGCTCACCGGTGGCGTGCCGTCCTGGTCCACCGCCAGAGTAGGCATCACCGAGCTGTTCGAGGAGTGGGACGCCGAGGATGCCGAGAAGGCTAAAATGAAGGCTAAGAAAGCTCCGGCCAAGGCCAAGCCCAAGGCTAAGAAGACAACGGCAAAGAAGTGAACCAGTCACTTCTTTATTTTCCCTTTTTTATCCTTTATTATATTGTAAAATTTATTCTTATATTAAAAAAGCTTTTATAATGCATGTCCATCACATCACTCTGGAGAAATCAATTTGGCCTATAGACCCAACAGGAACAAGAGCAAGGCGGGAAAACCGAATCGTAACCGGGACCGAGACCGAGACTCGACCCGTGTCGGTATGCTCAACTTGCGTCGCCTGGGGGAGTTCAGGTACGATGTCCGCGAGCTGTTCGTGCAGAACCAGATGGACCCGGACCTAGCCACCACGTTCCTGGCCAGCATTATTGCGAAAGCCTCCCGCCAGAGCATCAGGGAGGCCAAGGACTTCGTGCGCGACCAGATGGACGCCACGATCATAACCAAAGAGGTCTCCGACGGCATCTGCTACCTTTTGGACCGCTACACCAAGTACCAGACCCAGCAGACCGGGGATTAAGGGCTTCCATCATCGCTCCATTCTCACTTTCTACCGATTCTCGTTTTTCTCAAACGCGTCGATACTTTTATCTTTAGACCGAAATATCAAATTTCGGGGGAAGTGGAGACATTGTCCAACGATTCGAAGGTCTGGCAGGTACTATTGGTAGCCGCGTTGATGGTCGGGACGACTTGGGGGGTTCTGCTGATCGGCGCGCAGAATGAACCAGACGAGCCCGGCCTGCCATCATTGGAACCGATTATGCTGACTTACGAGGTCGATGGCACTTACAACGGCACCGAGGTGAACGGCTCGTTCGAAATGCAGATCACGATCAGCGACGACAACGGTCTGGGATATATCGCGGAACAGCACAACGTCACCGGGAACATCGGCGACCTGGCCTATTATTCCTTCGGGATCCTGGGCTATGGGACCTATCTGGACGATGCTTTCTTAGAGACGCTCTGGGGGGAGAAGGCGATCCATAGGTATCTGGAATTCGCCATCATCCTGCCCTCGTTGATGTCCTCGGTGTGCGTGTGCCATCGGGGAGCCCACACCGGCCTGGCCTATCGCGTTTACCTGATAGCCCCCGATATGAGGGTGAAATATGAACTGGTGAACATCAGCATCACCGGGATGGAGGAGCTGGACCTGAACCACCGCGGGGACGCGCAAGGGTTCCCCCGGGCTCGCCACGTGGACGTGGAGATCGTCGGCAACAACTTCGTCGGCAACAGCGACGGAGGGCCGGTTTGCCTGGTAGAACCTAACGTGGGCGAAGATATCCAGTTCAACTTCACCGCCACCAACTACACATGCCTCATCTGCGACGAGGAGGACATCTGGAACATGGTGAACGGCGGAGAGTTCCAGTACAACACGGATTGGTCGGTCGTCGGCAATGGCAGCGTGGAGTTCCTGATCGAGGACCAGATGGTGTACTATATGGTCTTCCCTACCGAGGAAGGTCCCGGGGCGACGGCGCATCTGCTGATTACCGTTTTGGACGAGTAGGAGTAACTATTAGGGTCTGAGGGCTAGAACGCCCTCATACTTTCAGTTCATTCCTCCAAGATGGTAATATTGATCTCACCATGTGGGGTCCCGTCGCCATACTGCCCAATGTAGACCAAGGTCAACCCCTCCCCTATTTCAAATTCCAGGCTACCGTTACCTATCAAGGACCGTTCCTCGTCATAAATGTAACTATGTCCCTCGACCATGGCCGATATGTCGGCTCCGCCGATGGTGTACAGTGACGTGTTCATGGAATTGAAATGCACGACATAGTCCCGTCCCTTAGGGGGCTCGAATATCGTCCAGGCCGAGCCTGCTCCCATTATGAAGGCCTCATCATTCCGCAGTTGACGGGAATGGGTCACGATGGTGTTCTCCATCACGTTCCTATACGTATTCTCCAGATCCAGGTCCCAGATGGACGAGAAATTGGCCTGGCTTAGCTTGACCTCTATGTGGTAATCGGGCTTTATCAGATCGGTCCGGTAGATGAGGTCGGAGTCGACCCCCCGATATTGCACCGACATCCCCGCCACCTGGTCCTCGTAAAGGAATCCTAGGTATCGGTCGACCGCCTTCGTTCCCCACGGCGTCTCAATCGTGACCGTGTCCAAATAGCCCATGTCCCCGGTACCGCGGCCTTGGGGCAGCCCCTCATAATCATTGACCAGGTCCTCGTACCACCATCTGACCGTTGAGAAGTACCAATCACCATCTATGTGAAATTCGACTCCGTACTCCCCCAGGGATTGTATCTGGTAATTATTTCTGACCGTATAGGTCAGAGCGCCGTATTCGGGAAGGGACGGCGCCTCGTTCTCCCCGCCTATCATGAAGGCCGCTCCCCCGGTTGCCACGATCAACGTAGCTACTATCAAGATCGCCCCGTTCCTCGAATGATCGGATACCAATTCAGCTTCCCTGAAATTCACAGTCCTCGAGCAGATAATAAAACTATCTTCTGATTTTAATTTTTATAAAAAGGCAACTTGTTAATAATATTCACTGATAATAATAGATATTGAAATGGATTGAAAGGGTTTATTTTCCTTTGGCGGCCTTCCAGGCCTTCTCCAGGTCCTTGCGGGCGACGGTCTCCAGAACATATTTTCCGAACTGCTCGCCGGTAGCGCCGTCGGAACGTCCGGTGATCTTGACCTTCTTTTCGAACTGAGTGCACAGGTCCAGGGTCATCTCCAGCTTGCTGGCCTTCTCCACATAGCCTACATGGTTAAGCAGCATCGCCGCAGCCTTTATTATCGAGCTGGGGTCGGCGTATTGGGCGCGCCCTTCCTCCACCATGCGCGGCGCGGTGCCGTGTATCGCTTCGAACATAGCGTAGCGCGAACCGATGTTGGCGCTGCCTGCCGTGCCTACGCCGCCCTGGATCTGAGCGGCCTCGTCGGTGATGATATCCCCGTACAAGTTAGGCAGCACCACGACCTTGAACTCCGAGCGGCGGTAGGGGTCTATGAGCTTCGCGGTCATGATGTCGATGAACCAGTCGTCCCACTTGACCTCCGGGTACTCCTTGGCCACGCGCTCGGCTGTGCTCAGGAACTTGCCGTCCGTTTTCTTTATCACGTTGGCCTTGGTGACCACCGTCAAACGGTTCGAACCGGTCTTCCGTGCATGCTCGAAGGCCAGGCGTATGATGCGCTCGCACCCTTGCGTCGTAGCTACGGTGAAGTCGACGCTTATGTCGTCGTCCACGTCCACGCCTTTGCTTCCCAGGACGTACGCCCCCTCGGTGTTCTCCCGGAAGAATATCCAGTCTATGTTCTGCTCCGGGATGCGCACCGGCCGCACGTTAGCGAAGAGGTCCAGCTCCCGGCGCATAGCGATGTTAGCGGACTCGATGTTCGGCCAGCCGTCACCTTTCTTTGGCGTGGTGGTCGGTCCCTTCAGAATGACGTGGCATTTCTTGAGCTCCCTCAGCACGTCGTCCGGGATGGCCTTGAGATGCTTCACCCGGTTCTCGATGGTCAGGCCGTCGATGGTCCTTATTTCTACCTTCCCGGCCTTGATCTCGTCCTTTAAAAGCTCCCTCAGCACGTTCTCCGCGTGCTTGCAGATATAAGTCCCGATGCCGTCGCCGCCGACGACCCCGATGACAATTTTGTTCAGTTTGGAATAATCCGTCCAGCTGGCGGAGGCCTTCATAGCCTCCACCCGGTCCAGCTGCTCCTTCAGGATCTTGCCGAAATGCTCCTTGGCGGCGTCAATGTCAACGTTCGTCATCTTGACCAGGTGAAGGCTATCGATGAACGCATATTACATTTTTGGCCGAGAGGCGTTAATATGACGATTAGAACTTAGGAAAAACATCATCGCATAGGTGTGCGGTGGCTATAGAATTTATCGGCGTCCGGAAGGGACTGGTGGAGGATCAGATCGATAATCGTTCTGGGAGAGATAGTTTATGGGATGGGATTCGGTCCTCCGGACGCCTTAGCCTACAAGGCTAGGAATATTCGTAGTTCCGCGTTTATAAAGGATTGCCCGTCACTATCAAAAGGTTAGAACGAACCGTCCTTCACTTGGCCTTCCCCTGACTGGCCACCGCGTCCATGGCCTTCCTCACCGCATCCTGGTCTCCCAGGTAGTAGCTGCGGACCGCCCTCATGTCCTCGTCGAGCTCGTAGACCAGCGGCACGCCCGTCGGTATGTTCCGGGAGACGATCTCGGCGTCCGGAACGTTGTCCAAGTACTTCACCAGGGCGCGCAGGGAGTTGCCGTGGGCGGCGATGATGATCCGCTTTTCGTTCCTGAGCTCCGGAACGATCTGCTCCTTCCAGTAGGGGACGAAGCGCACAACGGTGTCCTTCAGGCACTCCGTTCCGGGGATGTCCTCCTCGGACATGTCGGCGTAGCGCCGGTCGTGGATGGGGTGCCGGGGGTCGTCCAGCTCCAAGACCGGCGGCCGAACGTCGTAAGCGCGCCGCCAGAGCAGAACCTGCTCCTCGCCGTACTTCTTGGCCATCTCGGACTTGTTCAGCCCTTGCAGCGCCCC
Protein-coding regions in this window:
- the pstA gene encoding phosphate ABC transporter permease PstA; protein product: MDRRTKELVYFSAFRLCALLVVLALVVLIGYIATGGLERLSVEFLTEMPRRANTQGGILPAIVGTFYLMVIVLLVSVPIGVMSAIYLVEYEQSSWMGRVFKLAVYNLAGVPSIVYGLLGLSIFVAYLGLGFSLISAGLTLSIMALPLMITASREALAAVPNSLREASLALGATKWQTIWHHVLPYAMPGILTGMILSVSRAAGETAPLMLTGVAMSLQTLPDSFSDSFMALPYHVFYMATQSSDLLATRPIQYATALVLLLLVLGMNLIAIVMRKRYRDKYKW
- the pstB gene encoding phosphate ABC transporter ATP-binding protein PstB, whose protein sequence is MTTAIHTDDLHVYFEKNHALKGVNMDIRKNEVTSVIGPSGCGKSTFIRCINRMNDLIPGCTVKGKVIVDDQDVNSDEVDVVDVRRRIGMVFQKPNPFPKSIYENVAYAPRLHGVTEEVNGKIRRRKHTKKELDEIVERSLRRAALWDEVKDRLDKGGMSLSGGQQQRLCIARTLSIDPEIILFDEPCSSLDPIATAKIEDLLVDLKNDYTVVIVTHSMQQAARISDRTAFFYLGDMIEMGETKQIFEKPQKELTEHYITGRMG
- the phoU gene encoding phosphate signaling complex protein PhoU — its product is MTPRTTFNHEMEELNKEITEMANASKTAFERAVRMITDTDFSLREDVRELDHRIYELNEQIDRHCLDIIALHSPVAGDLRTVSACLKMIEDLNRFGRYARDIAELIDDFEEGKAFKSFESLRNMSCLVVGMVDDAVYSFLQRDAEKASHLHERDDAVDALYDTIFREILTYMMEDPHKITVGIDLILVARYMERVADHACNIGEYVFYMVTGERLDPKARSGNLEPDVCSRTLDHPAPRNELDEK
- a CDS encoding carboxymuconolactone decarboxylase family protein produces the protein MSECRRKAEKAVKELGEQMGGYVPPTLHHIKNNHPALAVIIKDMDCVINTDGALDRKTKRLIALACVSVRMCEGCIYPQAKVAKNCGATREEIMEALNIAVLTGGVPSWSTARVGITELFEEWDAEDAEKAKMKAKKAPAKAKPKAKKTTAKK
- a CDS encoding isocitrate/isopropylmalate family dehydrogenase, yielding MTNVDIDAAKEHFGKILKEQLDRVEAMKASASWTDYSKLNKIVIGVVGGDGIGTYICKHAENVLRELLKDEIKAGKVEIRTIDGLTIENRVKHLKAIPDDVLRELKKCHVILKGPTTTPKKGDGWPNIESANIAMRRELDLFANVRPVRIPEQNIDWIFFRENTEGAYVLGSKGVDVDDDISVDFTVATTQGCERIIRLAFEHARKTGSNRLTVVTKANVIKKTDGKFLSTAERVAKEYPEVKWDDWFIDIMTAKLIDPYRRSEFKVVVLPNLYGDIITDEAAQIQGGVGTAGSANIGSRYAMFEAIHGTAPRMVEEGRAQYADPSSIIKAAAMLLNHVGYVEKASKLEMTLDLCTQFEKKVKITGRSDGATGEQFGKYVLETVARKDLEKAWKAAKGK
- the gpmA gene encoding 2,3-diphosphoglycerate-dependent phosphoglycerate mutase, with amino-acid sequence MIKVVLLRHGESTWNKENRFTGWTDVGLSEKGVVEAHEAARLLIDGGYKFDLAFTSVLKRAIKTLDIVLEDMDHSWIPVHKSWRLNEKHYGALQGLNKSEMAKKYGEEQVLLWRRAYDVRPPVLELDDPRHPIHDRRYADMSEEDIPGTECLKDTVVRFVPYWKEQIVPELRNEKRIIIAAHGNSLRALVKYLDNVPDAEIVSRNIPTGVPLVYELDEDMRAVRSYYLGDQDAVRKAMDAVASQGKAK